The following are from one region of the Stigmatella ashevillena genome:
- a CDS encoding methyl-accepting chemotaxis protein, whose protein sequence is MEVQGIKLSMPGSQTVGRLSLRTKILWITGLSGGLVAGILSAVFLMQMRDALRAELATRARVISIQMANHLAPDVASVDQATLQKEVDATLRDVPDVAYLLVRNQVGTVMAIANKKEFTGAEMVKATQGEEAVDRWVTVAEKPALETSTPIVFAMRGDTVPSKVGTVQVGIQLDSLSASISSVVWQALGLGLLVLMLCLVAAALLSQLVTVPLERLGRAAAGIASGDLRQQIDARGNDEIGELARSFAKMAETVTHMLADLRNAAADIEREATSVLTTSTQQSAMAHEQASAINETSTTVAEIAQTSKQATTYADSVISGTQRSEALSSEGQKVVAESVSGMEKLGQQVRAIAVAITELHERTLQISDIITTVRDVAEQSNLLALNASIEAAKAGEHGRGFAVVAMEMRTLAEQSKVAANQVRGLLSEVQKGTKAAVAVTEEGSRRAQAAMALAQSAGSAILGLAEVIRESSSAARQIAGNTRQQTIGVEQIATAMSELSSATADSVLGTRQIEQVAGNLSNLSKRFSELVGRYQL, encoded by the coding sequence GTGGAAGTCCAAGGCATCAAGTTGTCCATGCCCGGCAGTCAGACGGTGGGACGGCTCAGCCTGCGTACCAAGATCCTTTGGATCACGGGCCTGTCTGGTGGCCTGGTGGCTGGCATTCTGAGTGCCGTGTTCTTGATGCAGATGCGCGACGCCTTGCGCGCCGAGTTGGCCACCCGCGCGCGGGTGATCAGCATCCAGATGGCCAACCACCTGGCGCCAGACGTGGCCTCCGTGGATCAGGCGACGCTTCAGAAAGAGGTGGACGCCACGCTGCGCGATGTGCCGGACGTGGCGTACCTGCTGGTGCGCAACCAGGTGGGCACCGTGATGGCCATCGCCAACAAGAAGGAATTCACCGGCGCGGAGATGGTGAAGGCCACCCAGGGCGAGGAGGCCGTGGACCGGTGGGTGACGGTGGCGGAGAAGCCGGCCCTGGAGACCTCCACGCCCATTGTCTTCGCCATGCGCGGAGACACGGTGCCCTCGAAGGTCGGCACGGTGCAGGTGGGCATCCAGCTCGACTCGCTCTCGGCGTCGATCTCCTCGGTGGTGTGGCAGGCGTTGGGGCTGGGGCTGCTGGTGCTGATGCTCTGCCTGGTGGCAGCGGCCCTGTTGTCCCAATTGGTGACGGTGCCGCTGGAGCGGCTGGGACGGGCGGCGGCGGGCATCGCGTCGGGGGACCTGCGCCAGCAGATCGACGCGCGGGGCAATGACGAGATTGGCGAGCTGGCCCGGAGCTTCGCGAAGATGGCGGAGACGGTGACCCACATGCTGGCGGACCTGCGCAACGCCGCGGCGGACATCGAGCGCGAGGCGACCAGCGTGCTCACCACCTCCACGCAGCAGTCCGCCATGGCCCACGAGCAGGCCTCCGCCATCAACGAGACGAGCACCACGGTGGCGGAGATCGCCCAGACGTCCAAACAGGCGACGACCTACGCCGACTCGGTGATCAGCGGCACGCAGCGCTCCGAGGCGCTGTCCAGCGAGGGCCAGAAAGTGGTGGCCGAGAGCGTCTCCGGCATGGAGAAGCTGGGGCAGCAGGTGCGCGCCATCGCCGTGGCCATCACCGAGCTGCACGAGCGCACGCTGCAGATCAGCGACATCATCACCACCGTGCGCGATGTGGCCGAGCAGTCGAACCTGCTGGCGCTCAACGCCTCCATCGAGGCGGCCAAGGCCGGCGAGCACGGCCGGGGCTTCGCGGTGGTGGCCATGGAGATGCGCACCCTGGCCGAGCAGTCCAAGGTGGCCGCCAACCAGGTGCGGGGCCTGCTCAGCGAGGTGCAGAAGGGCACCAAGGCGGCGGTGGCGGTCACCGAAGAGGGCAGCCGCCGTGCCCAGGCCGCCATGGCGCTGGCGCAGAGCGCGGGCTCGGCCATTCTTGGCCTGGCCGAGGTCATCCGGGAGTCCTCGTCGGCGGCGCGGCAGATCGCCGGCAATACCCGTCAGCAGACCATTGGCGTGGAGCAGATCGCCACCGCCATGAGCGAGCTGTCCTCGGCGACGGCGGACAGTGTCCTGGGTACCCGGCAAATCGAGCAGGTGGCGGGCAATCTTTCCAATCTCTCCAAGCGCTTCTCGGAGCTTGTAGGTAGATATCAGCTATGA
- a CDS encoding chemotaxis protein CheW, protein MPNEDARQEIDYAGLKRRLDDARSLGLDEALSSEKRREVLSARAKMLAKSRDEIRPSVLTVLTFQVGGERYSVPIEQVDHVMESRGLCSLPGAPRHVLGAIFSRSRVVPVLDLRQMLGLEGGGMSDLGKVVVVDVGGEAFGVAAEQVDGRQELLRTTLSQPPPGPFLFLTPDRLTVLDVEKLGSPATARRG, encoded by the coding sequence ATGCCCAACGAAGACGCCAGGCAAGAGATCGACTACGCCGGGTTGAAGAGGCGGCTCGACGACGCGCGTTCGTTGGGGCTCGACGAGGCTCTCAGCTCGGAGAAGCGCCGGGAGGTGCTGTCGGCCCGGGCGAAGATGCTGGCGAAGTCCCGCGACGAGATCCGCCCCTCGGTGCTCACGGTGCTCACCTTCCAGGTGGGGGGCGAGCGATACTCCGTGCCCATCGAGCAGGTGGACCACGTGATGGAGTCGCGGGGCCTGTGCTCGCTGCCAGGCGCGCCCCGGCACGTGCTGGGGGCGATCTTCTCGCGCTCGCGCGTGGTGCCGGTGCTGGACCTGCGGCAGATGTTGGGGCTGGAAGGGGGCGGCATGTCCGATCTGGGCAAGGTGGTGGTGGTGGACGTAGGCGGAGAGGCTTTTGGCGTCGCCGCGGAGCAGGTCGATGGGCGTCAGGAGCTGCTGCGCACCACGTTGTCCCAGCCTCCGCCTGGACCCTTTTTGTTCCTCACGCCGGATCGGCTGACGGTGCTCGACGTGGAGAAGCTCGGCAGCCCTGCCACGGCGAGACGAGGGTAG
- a CDS encoding alginate lyase family protein, which produces MSTLDYYTTLVRLAPTAVAKSAVRRVQGAARQALYRHRERVDEQRLLQAYAAVSADELVGNLLATRNTLIWCETRQRASVLEALAAVPGAAERALERAHTALRQEFDVFGTRVVFGEGRPVDWSRDPVSGHAYPLEDVAQLKLLRPGSDPKYPWVLGRLDSLVALGQGYWVEQAEPERARFARAFVLQTLDFLQANPLGMGVHWSCPMEISLRAANLAQALALFAEAPEVQRPEFLVPVLGALAEHTAWVEAHLEDQGAVPNNHLVSNYVGLLVTGLLFPELPGALRQVSLAVKGLRAQMEAQVHPEGTSFEGSIPYHRLAVELFTLAHVVGQAAGVSLGEMYLERLRGMFRAVRAWCSEQGLAPQVGDNDSGRIFPLRDRADLDHGYLVPLGAALLGDETLAGGDFPDEAAWLLGRPGLERFQALRPAGPPASVSFPASGFHVLRGAGAVITVSAGPQGQGGVGGHSHNDKLSFELHLKGVSVIVDPGTGTYTREPAQRNAFRSTAAHNTLMVDGVEQVAIVPERLFALPEAARARVEIFQSGVELDRLCARHDGYRTLPSPVGVERTFLLDKRERALAVTDRLTGTGQHSVVGRLHVPDVHARLRAPLAEELARALRVPDAPRTFEPLGVELGPEGAARALILFGLGLEPRLDPSWYSPAYGRVEPARVVTYGAQLMPPSWLRWVVVFL; this is translated from the coding sequence ATGAGTACTCTCGACTATTACACGACTCTCGTACGGCTCGCGCCCACTGCCGTGGCGAAAAGCGCGGTGCGCCGCGTTCAGGGCGCCGCCAGGCAGGCGCTCTACCGGCACCGTGAGCGCGTGGACGAGCAGCGCCTCCTTCAGGCCTACGCAGCCGTGTCCGCCGATGAGCTGGTGGGCAACCTGCTCGCGACGCGCAACACCCTCATCTGGTGTGAGACGCGGCAGCGGGCCTCTGTCCTGGAGGCGCTCGCGGCGGTGCCAGGGGCCGCGGAGCGCGCCCTCGAGCGTGCCCATACGGCGCTTCGCCAGGAGTTCGACGTCTTCGGAACGCGGGTGGTTTTCGGCGAGGGCCGTCCCGTGGACTGGTCCCGGGATCCGGTGAGCGGTCACGCGTATCCCTTGGAAGATGTGGCGCAGTTGAAGCTGCTGCGGCCGGGTTCGGATCCGAAATACCCCTGGGTGCTCGGGCGGCTCGACAGCCTCGTGGCGCTGGGGCAGGGCTACTGGGTGGAGCAGGCGGAGCCGGAGCGTGCCCGTTTCGCGCGAGCCTTCGTTCTTCAGACGCTGGACTTCCTCCAGGCCAACCCGCTGGGCATGGGCGTGCACTGGTCCTGCCCCATGGAGATCTCCCTGCGCGCGGCGAATCTCGCGCAGGCGCTCGCCCTGTTCGCGGAGGCCCCGGAAGTTCAACGCCCTGAGTTCCTCGTGCCCGTGCTGGGGGCGCTGGCCGAGCACACCGCTTGGGTGGAGGCCCACCTCGAAGACCAAGGGGCGGTTCCCAACAACCACCTCGTTTCCAATTACGTGGGCCTGCTGGTGACGGGCCTGCTGTTCCCCGAGCTTCCGGGAGCCCTTCGCCAGGTGTCCCTGGCGGTGAAGGGGCTGCGCGCGCAGATGGAGGCGCAGGTGCACCCAGAGGGCACGTCCTTCGAAGGCTCGATTCCCTACCACCGGCTCGCGGTGGAGCTGTTCACCCTGGCACATGTGGTGGGACAGGCCGCGGGGGTCTCGCTCGGCGAGATGTACCTGGAGCGCCTGAGGGGGATGTTCCGGGCCGTGCGCGCGTGGTGCTCGGAGCAGGGGTTGGCGCCGCAGGTGGGCGACAACGACTCGGGCCGGATTTTTCCCCTCCGGGATCGCGCGGATCTGGACCATGGCTACCTCGTCCCCCTGGGCGCGGCGCTCCTGGGTGACGAGACGCTGGCGGGCGGTGACTTTCCGGACGAAGCGGCGTGGCTGCTGGGGCGGCCGGGCCTGGAGCGGTTTCAGGCCCTTCGCCCGGCGGGGCCTCCTGCCTCGGTGAGCTTCCCCGCGAGCGGATTCCACGTGTTGCGTGGGGCGGGAGCGGTCATCACCGTGAGCGCGGGGCCCCAGGGACAAGGTGGGGTGGGAGGCCACAGCCACAACGACAAGCTCTCCTTCGAACTGCACCTGAAGGGTGTGTCCGTCATCGTGGATCCGGGCACTGGCACGTACACGCGCGAGCCCGCGCAGCGCAATGCCTTCCGGAGCACAGCCGCCCACAACACGCTGATGGTGGATGGCGTGGAGCAGGTGGCGATTGTTCCCGAGCGGCTCTTCGCGCTTCCCGAGGCGGCGCGAGCACGGGTGGAGATATTCCAGTCCGGCGTGGAGCTGGACCGGCTCTGTGCGCGGCATGACGGTTACCGGACGCTGCCCTCACCCGTGGGCGTCGAGCGGACCTTCCTGCTCGACAAGCGTGAGCGGGCGCTGGCGGTGACGGATCGGCTCACGGGCACGGGCCAGCACAGCGTGGTGGGGCGGCTGCATGTGCCGGATGTACACGCGCGGCTGCGGGCGCCTCTTGCAGAAGAGCTCGCGAGGGCCTTGCGCGTACCGGATGCACCGCGCACCTTCGAGCCGCTCGGTGTGGAGCTGGGACCCGAGGGCGCCGCGCGGGCATTGATTCTTTTCGGACTGGGGCTGGAGCCCCGATTGGATCCGTCCTGGTACTCGCCTGCGTATGGACGGGTCGAACCGGCACGGGTGGTGACTTACGGGGCGCAGTTGATGCCCCCGTCGTGGCTGCGGTGGGTGGTCGTCTTTTTGTGA
- a CDS encoding hybrid sensor histidine kinase/response regulator, whose amino-acid sequence MDPQVLRSIWPIFSAETREQIQAIGTKVLGLEQEPTEREPDLLPSLKRLVHSLKGSAASLGLMDIEQVVHAIEDGLARLSPGDRLARDLVEATLRGLSSIEVALGRGDVGEVPSIDGLPSLLTALGHEAEPPSPAEGFQQDALESLDKLESALIALCSPNVPDRGARVQSAVATAQALQDGAEAAQDGRVAPIVERVVASFAKMEQGGDAASIAASELAGLLVELRTAMTPATPEPTALSSKPAAPEAVASRPVAEAPASESAAGGAPRGQVDQAIRVSVKTLDSLALQVEHLIAGRFQQARRTESQRELLDRTHDVVVGLERAASQLSLSGGGAVLDSLRSSANHLRDVQKKLADLLKEATRDGEQLNLVAQVVRDDLRDLRMVPSAQMLEPLRRTVRELGARLGKKVDLVLAGTEVRLDRRILDALKDPLLHLVRNAIDHGLETVEVRRATGKSEAGTLWVRVESRGTRIAVVVEDNGAGLSPERVRATAVKRGLLSAEAAARLPDDQAARLIFQPGFSTRDEVTATSGRGVGLDVVHATAQRLQGAVEVAYTEGQGTRFTIDLPLTLAAALGLLVRVGTNVVVVPSDVVKRVVRLAPDDVGTVAGRVVARLDGEQLSFRSLAESIGLPRLPMALDSGKVQTAMLLTLGQERAVFAIDEVVGQQDIVVRSLGRHLKEVTHLAGAAVLDDGRLVPVINAPELLRAASPTARVTAEVRRPRILVCDDALTTRFAMKALLEIAGYPVVTAADGQEAWEVLERTQCQLVVSDWQMPRLDGVGLARRIRAHPTLNRTPIILVTSLDSPEERAAGLEAGADGYIVKREVERGKLLELVRQLMPASG is encoded by the coding sequence ATGGATCCGCAGGTGCTTCGCAGCATCTGGCCCATCTTCTCCGCGGAGACGCGCGAGCAGATCCAGGCCATTGGTACGAAAGTCCTCGGGCTGGAGCAGGAGCCGACCGAGCGTGAGCCGGATCTGCTCCCGTCGCTGAAGCGGCTGGTGCACAGCTTGAAGGGCTCCGCCGCCAGCCTGGGCCTCATGGACATCGAGCAGGTGGTCCATGCCATCGAGGATGGTCTGGCGCGCCTGAGTCCAGGAGACCGGTTGGCCAGGGACTTGGTGGAGGCGACCCTGCGGGGGCTCTCCTCCATCGAGGTGGCGCTCGGGCGGGGCGACGTCGGCGAAGTGCCCTCCATCGATGGGCTGCCGTCCCTGTTGACCGCGCTGGGACACGAGGCCGAGCCTCCCAGCCCGGCGGAAGGTTTTCAGCAGGACGCGCTCGAATCGTTGGACAAGCTGGAGTCGGCGTTGATCGCCCTGTGCTCACCGAACGTGCCGGACCGCGGCGCGCGGGTGCAGTCGGCGGTGGCGACGGCGCAAGCGCTTCAGGACGGCGCGGAAGCGGCGCAGGATGGGCGCGTGGCTCCGATCGTGGAGCGGGTGGTCGCGAGCTTCGCGAAGATGGAGCAGGGCGGGGACGCTGCGAGCATCGCCGCGTCGGAGCTTGCGGGACTCCTCGTCGAACTGCGCACGGCGATGACGCCCGCCACGCCCGAGCCGACCGCCCTCTCGTCCAAGCCCGCGGCCCCCGAGGCCGTGGCCTCCCGTCCCGTGGCCGAGGCTCCCGCCAGCGAGTCTGCGGCGGGAGGTGCGCCGAGAGGGCAGGTGGATCAGGCGATTCGCGTCTCGGTGAAGACGCTAGACTCGCTGGCGCTCCAGGTGGAGCACCTCATCGCGGGCCGCTTCCAGCAGGCGCGGCGGACCGAATCCCAGCGGGAGCTGTTGGACCGGACCCATGACGTGGTAGTGGGCCTGGAGCGGGCCGCCTCGCAGCTGTCCTTGTCCGGAGGCGGGGCCGTGCTGGACTCGCTGCGGTCCAGCGCCAACCACCTGCGGGATGTGCAGAAGAAGCTGGCGGATCTGCTGAAGGAGGCCACCCGGGACGGTGAGCAGCTCAACCTCGTGGCCCAGGTGGTGCGCGATGACCTCCGAGATCTGCGCATGGTGCCCTCCGCGCAGATGCTCGAGCCGCTGCGCCGCACGGTGCGGGAACTGGGCGCCCGTCTGGGCAAGAAGGTGGATCTGGTCCTCGCGGGGACGGAGGTGCGCCTGGATCGGCGCATCCTGGATGCCCTGAAGGATCCGTTGCTGCACCTGGTGCGCAACGCCATCGACCATGGCCTGGAGACGGTGGAAGTCCGGCGCGCCACCGGCAAGTCCGAGGCGGGCACCCTCTGGGTCCGCGTGGAGTCCCGGGGTACGCGCATCGCAGTGGTGGTGGAGGACAACGGGGCGGGTTTGTCTCCGGAGCGCGTGCGGGCCACGGCGGTGAAGCGTGGGTTGCTGTCCGCCGAGGCGGCGGCCCGGCTTCCGGATGATCAGGCCGCGCGGCTCATTTTTCAGCCGGGCTTCTCCACCCGGGATGAAGTGACGGCGACTTCCGGCCGAGGGGTGGGGTTGGACGTGGTGCATGCCACGGCCCAGCGCCTTCAAGGCGCGGTCGAGGTGGCGTACACGGAAGGGCAGGGGACGCGCTTCACCATCGATCTGCCCCTGACGCTGGCCGCCGCGCTGGGGCTGCTGGTGCGGGTGGGGACCAACGTCGTGGTCGTTCCCTCCGATGTCGTCAAGCGCGTGGTGCGGTTGGCGCCGGACGATGTGGGCACGGTGGCGGGCCGGGTCGTGGCCCGGCTGGATGGAGAGCAGCTCAGCTTCCGCTCGCTCGCAGAGTCCATCGGACTGCCCCGGCTCCCGATGGCGCTCGATTCGGGAAAGGTGCAGACCGCGATGCTCCTCACGCTGGGCCAGGAGCGCGCCGTGTTCGCCATCGACGAGGTGGTGGGACAGCAGGACATCGTCGTCCGGTCTCTCGGACGGCACCTGAAGGAAGTGACGCACCTGGCGGGGGCCGCTGTGCTGGATGATGGCCGCCTGGTGCCGGTGATCAACGCTCCGGAGTTGCTGCGTGCCGCGTCGCCGACAGCCCGCGTCACCGCGGAGGTTCGCCGCCCGCGCATCCTGGTTTGTGACGACGCGCTCACCACCCGCTTCGCCATGAAGGCACTGCTGGAGATTGCCGGCTATCCGGTGGTCACCGCCGCGGATGGCCAGGAAGCCTGGGAGGTGCTGGAGCGGACCCAGTGCCAACTCGTGGTCAGCGACTGGCAGATGCCGCGGCTGGATGGCGTGGGGCTCGCGCGGCGCATCCGGGCCCACCCCACGCTCAACCGCACGCCCATCATCCTCGTCACCTCGCTCGACAGCCCCGAGGAGCGGGCCGCGGGACTCGAGGCTGGCGCGGATGGCTACATCGTCAAGCGCGAGGTCGAGCGCGGCAAGTTGCTGGAGCTTGTCCGCCAGCTCATGCCCGCGTCCGGCTGA
- a CDS encoding histidine kinase dimerization/phospho-acceptor domain-containing protein — protein sequence MGVERALATISERALQKGAQAGLEVLPREVMRLTGATSIVLYEGRNRISEAGRRVSVSGATRAPQGFLVKHGRITLAVSPERLGSAERPVLERFARLGSSLLAARKREIDAQARQARLGRELREQAKALSFRERNRSRASHDLRTPLLVIRGYLDMMRKGMIGELTPPVERYLQRMMSATQDMNTLISQRLAPGSAPEDLRALLSTAFTPSSQAPRKLSLSLQGPATVPLKGPASTLALLMRTLARGLEGTGAVEATGTIEAREPMKMWRLHLSAPAERPLAKPVVKRLEPLVQLLGGTLSITEGHPLELTLNLPAA from the coding sequence GTGGGCGTTGAACGAGCGCTTGCGACCATCTCCGAGCGGGCGCTTCAGAAAGGAGCGCAAGCCGGATTGGAGGTGCTCCCCCGAGAGGTGATGAGGCTCACGGGCGCCACGAGCATCGTCCTCTATGAAGGAAGGAACCGGATCTCCGAGGCGGGCCGACGGGTGTCGGTCTCGGGAGCCACGCGGGCCCCACAGGGCTTCCTGGTGAAGCACGGGCGCATCACCCTGGCCGTGAGCCCGGAGCGGCTCGGGAGCGCGGAGCGCCCGGTGCTGGAGCGGTTCGCACGGCTCGGTAGCAGCCTGCTGGCGGCGCGAAAGCGGGAGATCGACGCCCAGGCCCGGCAGGCCCGTCTGGGCCGGGAGTTGCGCGAGCAGGCCAAGGCCTTGAGCTTCCGGGAACGCAACCGCTCCCGGGCCTCACATGATCTGCGGACGCCTTTGCTCGTCATCCGCGGCTACCTCGACATGATGCGCAAGGGGATGATCGGCGAGCTGACGCCCCCCGTGGAGCGCTACCTGCAACGCATGATGAGCGCGACCCAGGACATGAACACGCTCATCTCCCAGCGGCTTGCTCCGGGCAGTGCTCCGGAGGATCTGCGGGCGTTGCTCAGCACCGCGTTCACCCCGTCCTCCCAAGCTCCCCGAAAGCTGAGCCTGAGCCTCCAGGGCCCGGCGACGGTTCCGCTGAAGGGCCCCGCTTCCACGCTCGCGTTGTTGATGCGGACGCTGGCACGGGGCCTGGAGGGCACGGGGGCCGTGGAGGCGACGGGCACCATCGAAGCGCGCGAGCCCATGAAGATGTGGCGGCTGCACCTGAGCGCTCCGGCGGAACGCCCCCTCGCGAAGCCGGTGGTGAAGCGGCTGGAGCCGCTCGTCCAACTGCTGGGGGGCACCCTGTCGATCACCGAGGGGCACCCGCTGGAGCTGACCCTGAACCTGCCCGCGGCCTGA
- a CDS encoding CheR family methyltransferase yields the protein MNEVVRADALDEATLSRVEDVLREASGLALTSSVRRSLSTALVRAAEARKLTPAAFLKALLAREPGVVETFIEYAVIGETYFFRHPEHLHELTRVVAAHGGPVNIWSAGCATGEEPYSITMALLAAGVPVENIHVLATDISARSLGRARVGTYSPWSVRRVEPAMEKRFLTAHPGGMSVCTQAREPVEFRRHNLVSDLAPVSNQDAVFCRNVLIYFPPELVRQVLTKLIGALAPGGLLFLSPAEVPLANGLGLEMLDVEGTPVLRRPVTPLGPPKETPSAANTLARWKLEPFGTRSASSASARTLQARTPLPAAPPAAPAPPARETFSPEDDAMRQAVAAAREGQYDRVELLAREAARKLVPEAYLLLAMVAETRGDLNGAVDCVRKALYLEPQLALGHATLVTLYTRLERREDAERARQNALRALDGLDDEHPLRGVETMTAGGLRQALSARGRVGWQGAP from the coding sequence GTGAACGAAGTCGTCCGGGCCGATGCGCTCGATGAAGCCACGCTCAGCCGGGTCGAGGACGTCCTGAGGGAGGCCAGCGGCCTGGCCCTCACCTCCAGTGTTCGTCGCTCGCTGAGCACCGCGCTCGTCCGGGCCGCCGAGGCGCGCAAGCTCACGCCCGCGGCGTTTCTCAAGGCGCTGCTGGCGCGCGAGCCCGGGGTGGTGGAGACCTTCATCGAATACGCGGTGATCGGAGAGACGTACTTCTTCCGCCACCCCGAGCACCTGCACGAGCTGACCCGGGTGGTCGCCGCGCACGGCGGCCCCGTGAACATCTGGAGCGCGGGCTGCGCCACGGGCGAGGAGCCCTACAGCATCACCATGGCGCTGCTGGCGGCGGGGGTCCCCGTGGAGAACATCCACGTGCTGGCCACCGACATCTCGGCCCGCTCCCTCGGCCGGGCGCGCGTGGGCACCTACAGCCCCTGGTCCGTCCGCCGGGTCGAACCGGCCATGGAGAAGCGCTTCCTGACGGCCCATCCCGGGGGGATGTCGGTTTGCACCCAGGCGCGGGAGCCCGTGGAGTTCCGCCGACACAACCTCGTTTCGGATCTGGCGCCCGTGTCCAACCAGGACGCGGTTTTTTGCCGCAATGTGTTGATCTACTTCCCGCCGGAGCTGGTGCGCCAGGTGCTCACCAAGCTCATCGGGGCGCTGGCTCCGGGAGGGTTGCTCTTCCTGTCGCCCGCGGAGGTGCCGCTGGCCAACGGGCTGGGCCTGGAAATGCTCGATGTGGAGGGCACCCCGGTGTTGCGCCGCCCCGTCACGCCCCTGGGGCCCCCGAAGGAGACCCCCTCCGCCGCCAATACCCTGGCCCGCTGGAAGCTGGAGCCCTTCGGGACCCGGAGCGCCTCCTCCGCCTCCGCGCGGACGCTCCAGGCTCGCACCCCCCTCCCGGCGGCGCCCCCCGCGGCCCCGGCGCCGCCTGCCCGGGAGACGTTCTCTCCGGAGGATGATGCGATGCGTCAGGCGGTCGCGGCAGCCCGGGAGGGGCAGTACGATCGGGTGGAACTGCTGGCGCGGGAGGCGGCGCGCAAGCTGGTCCCGGAGGCCTACCTGTTGCTGGCCATGGTGGCCGAGACGCGGGGAGATCTGAACGGGGCAGTGGACTGCGTGCGAAAGGCGCTATACCTGGAGCCCCAACTGGCGCTCGGTCACGCTACGCTCGTCACGCTCTACACGAGGCTGGAGCGCCGGGAGGACGCGGAGCGGGCGCGGCAGAATGCGCTGAGGGCGTTGGACGGGTTGGACGATGAGCACCCCTTGCGAGGGGTGGAGACAATGACCGCGGGTGGCCTGCGGCAGGCGCTTTCGGCGAGGGGCCGGGTGGGTTGGCAGGGGGCGCCGTGA
- a CDS encoding response regulator, giving the protein MKVLIVEDTKTITNLLQVYLMGWGLQFFDAGNGTQGLAKAREMKPDLIISDVQMPEMDGFALCAAIRADSGLHATPFLLLTSLKDDASRQRGRLVGASAFLNKPVSVDELRERVRELLKLPMKTPAGR; this is encoded by the coding sequence ATGAAAGTCTTGATCGTCGAAGACACGAAGACGATCACGAACCTGTTGCAGGTGTACCTGATGGGCTGGGGGCTCCAGTTCTTCGATGCCGGCAACGGCACCCAGGGCTTGGCGAAAGCGCGGGAGATGAAGCCGGACCTCATCATCTCCGATGTGCAGATGCCGGAGATGGATGGCTTCGCGCTGTGCGCGGCGATCCGGGCGGACTCGGGGCTGCATGCCACCCCCTTTCTGCTCCTCACCTCGCTCAAGGATGACGCCAGCCGGCAGCGCGGACGGTTGGTGGGGGCGAGTGCCTTTCTCAACAAGCCCGTCTCGGTGGATGAGCTGCGCGAGCGCGTGCGCGAGCTGTTGAAGCTGCCCATGAAGACCCCGGCGGGTCGCTGA